The genomic interval CATCTGATCTTGGAACGTTTGAATTCCTCCATTTCCAGATCCCCAAATAACTCCAATACGATCTCTGTTCAGATTTTCGAAATTGATTCCTGCATCCGCAACAGCTTCGCGAACAGCAACCAATGCATATTGAGAAAATGGATCGTATTTACGGATTTCCTTTACATCAAAATGATCTGCTGCATTGTATCCTTTTACTTCACAAGCAAAAGTTGTTTTAAACTTGGATGTGTCGAATTTGGTAATGGGCCCCGCACCACTTTTACCTGTTTTTATGTTGTTCCAAAAATCAGGAACGTTATTTCCGATTGGCGTAAGGGCTCCCAAACCGGTAATTACAACTCTTCTTGTCATAACAAATGTATTTCGATTAATTAAAATTAGTTTAAGAAGTTCAAAAAAGGTTCAAAAAGTTCAAGAGAAATTTGAACCATTGAACATTTTCAACCATTGAACGGTTTTCTTACAGAAAACCAAGTTCCAGTTTCGCTTCTTCACTCATCATATCCTTATCCCATGGTGGGTCGAATACAATATTTACATGTGCTTCTGTAACTCCTTCGACGCTTTCTACCTTTTCTTTTACGTCTTTTGGCAAAGATTCTGCCACCGGACAGTTTGGAGAAGTTAGAGTCATATCCAACTCAACCACACCTTCTTTCGAAATGCGCACTTCGTAAATCAACCCAAGTTCGTAGATATCTACTGGAATCTCAGGGTCGAAAATCGTTTTTAGGATTTCTACTATTTTATCTTCTAAATGTTCCATTTTATTTTGCGATTGCGGACAATGCCAATAGTTTGATTTTTTTAACCATACTTGCTAAACCGTTTGCACGAGTAGGTGATAGGTGTTCTTGAAGTCCGATTTCTGAAATAAAATGTAAATTACTTTTTACAATGTCTTCCGGACTTTCATTATCGTAAACGCGAACCAATAAACCAATAATTCCTTTGGTGATAATTGCATCTGAATCTGCTGTTAAACGCACGCGATCGTTTTCGATACTTGCGTCTAACCAAACTCTGCTCTGACAACCTTCAATTAAACGGTCTTCTGTTTTTTTGCTCGAATCGATTAATGGTAAATCTTTTCCAAGTTCGATGATGTATTCGTATTTCTCCATCCAGTCATCGTAGATGGCAAAATCGTCAATAATTTCTTGTTGTTTTTCTTCTAGTGTCATCTGTTTTTTTTAACCCAGCATGGAAATACTTTTTTCCACGGCTGCTATAAATGCGTCTATTTCTTCTCGTGTATTGTAAAAAGCAAAGGAAGCTCTAATCGTTCCAGGTATTTGATAAAAATCCATCAATGGTTGTGTGCAATGATGGCCAGTTCTTACAGCAATTCCTTGCTTGTCTAATAAGGTTCCGATGTCAAAAGGATGAATCCCAGGAATATGGAAAGAAACGACTGAAGTTTTGTTTTTGGCAGTTCCAATCAAGGTAATGTTTTCAAAGGTTTCCAACATTTCTTGCGCATATTCAGTCAAGTCGCGTTCGTATTCTTCCAATTCTTTGGAATCAAATTGATTCAAGTAGTTCAAAGCGGTTCCCAAACAAATTCCTCCTGCAATATGTGGTGTTCCCGCCTCAAATTTGAAGGGTAGTTCGTTATATGTTGTTCGCTCAAAAGTCACCTTCGAAATCATATCTCCACCACCTTGGTACGGAGGCATTTCATCCAAAAGCGCTTCTTTTCCATAAAGAACTCCAATTCCTGTTGGACCAAAAACTTTATGGCCTGAAAAGACAAAAAAGTCGCAATTCATTGCCTGAACATCCACTTTGGTATGTTGCACACTTTGAGCACCATCAATTAGCACTTTTGCCCCAACCGCATGAGCACTTTCAATGATTTGTTCAACTGGATTAATGGTTCCTAAACTATTTGAAATATGCGTGATTGCTACCAATTTTGTTTTGGAAGAAAGCATGTTTTGATAATCTTCCAAAAGCAATTCGCCTCGTTTATTGATGGGAATGACTTTTAAAACTAATTTTTTGCGTTCTGCAAGCATTTGCCACGGAACAATGTTTGAGTGGTGTTCCATGGCAGAAATAATAATTTCATCGCCAGCACTCAATAATTCACCGAATGAACTTGCAACCAGATTGATTCCGTCTGTGGTTCCTTTCGTGAAAATAATTTCATCTTTCTTTTCAGCATTGATAAAACGGCGAATCGTTTCTCGTGCCTCTTCGTATTCAGAAGTTGCTTTTTGACTTAAATGATGAACGCCGCGATGAATATTCGCATTGTCCATGCTGTAATACTGGTTAATTGCATCCAATACCATTTGCGGTTTCTGAGATGTTGCGCCATTGTCAAAATAAATCAGGTTCTTTCCATAAACCTGCTGACGCAAAGCTGGGAAATCTTGGCGGATCTCTCGCACACTCATTTTTCTTGTTGTTGCATTTTCCATCCTACAAAGGTAGTAAAATGCTATTTGTAAAGTTTCTAAATAAGATTAAATTCCAACCTTTTTATTTTAGCTGTATCTTAGCTTTAAATTGATTACAAATGAGGGTCTTATACCTATTATTGATATTGGTGGTTGTTGGTACAGGTTGTGAGAAATACAACTTGAAACAACCTGCATACTTGAGCTTGAACTGGAAGTTTAACTCAACCACCTCTAGCCAAGGAAATGCGAGAATAGAGAAAGGTTTTTTTTATTCGAAAGAATTTACTGTAAATGGTACTCGTGTAAAAGGTTCTCCTGTTTCCATTACACAAAGTTTACCTGTTCAAAAAGTAGAATTCACAACTCAAAATGATTTAGGCATTTCATTGGATATTCCAATGGGAGATTATACTGAATTTACGATTAAAACAATCATTGATAAAGCAAATAACCCTTGTTTAAAGCTTGAGGGAACTTTTTATAAAGGCCAGGAACCAATTCCAATGGTGATTGAATGGAAACAATTGGATGAGTTGAGCTTTAAAATTTTGAACCCGTTTTCATTGGAGAAAAAGAAAGACTACAAGGTGTATATTGGGTTTGATGCTGAAAAACTGTTTGAAAATATTTCGAATACTAAATGGAGTCAAGTTGGTTATACAAATGAAAATGGTGTTACTACATTAGTAATTAATGACGGAAATAATATTCAGTTGTTTAATACAATTACTGAGCAATTGCCAAATGCATTGGTTTTAACAGTAGAATAAATGTCTGCAGAGTATAAAGATATCATCGATGGCTGCGCAAATTGGGAACGATCTGCACAGGAAAGGTTGTATCGTCTTTTTTCCAAAGATTTGTTCAAGGTCTGTAAGCTTTACGGTGCTGATACACAAGATGCGGAAGATATGCTCCACGATGCGTATATGCACATTTATAAAAACATTGGTTCTTATACGTTCACAGGTTCTTTTGAAGGATGGTTGAGAAGAGTAACGGTCAATTGTTGTCTTCAAACATTGCGAAAAAGAAAGAATTTCACCCAATTGGGAGATATTCCATCTGTTGAAGTAGAAGAAACAGAAATGGAATCAGGAATTCCTTTTGCAAAAGTATTGGAGGAAATCAATTTATTGCCTACAAAAGCTGGTTTGGTTCTTAAATTGTATGCCTTGGAGGGATGGTCACATTCTGAAATTGCAGAGGAATTGGAAATTTCAATCGGAACTTCGAAGTCTCAATTAAATTACGCCCGCTCGGTATTAAAACAAAAATTGGTTTCATAATTCATGGCATTCGAAAATCTAAATAATCAGAATAAGGAGTTTCAATCACTTCAAAAATCCTTTCAAAATTGGGATGCGGGTTTGCCGTCTTCTGATGTTTGGGAAGATTTGGAGGCTGATTTGGCTGTTTCTGCAGTTTGGGATCGTTTGGATGAGAGCTTGGAAGCAAATGGAAGCCCCGCAGATAAACCTTTGGTTGAATCCTATGAAAATTGGTCGCCCAATAATTCAGGGAATGGCTGGTCTAAATTGGAAGAACAACTTTCGAGAGAGCGTGTTTGGACGCGTTTAAATACAACGTTAAGTTATCCAATTTCTACCTCTCTTCCTTGGATGAAGATGACCGCAGCATCGTTGGTGTTTATTTTCGTGTCTTTCTACACAGATCGTTTTACGCTTTCAGATTCACAAAAAATGAAGTTAACTTCTTCTGAATTATCGGGTTTTGAGAATCATTCAACGAGTTTAAAATCAAATGAAGTTAACGGAACGAATTGGTCAGTGAATCAGAATTTACCGAATGATATTTCGACTGAATTGGATAGAAATAATTTGAAAGAAAAGCGTATAAACAAAGAATCTAAATTCATTGCCAATAGGACTAAAACAGGTGTCAATAATCAATTAGTTTCGAAAGAAATTGCCTTCAATGAAAAACAGAACCTGAATAATAACTCTGTTTCTGAAAAAACACTATTGGACTCTTCCAATCATTCAGACTCTAATTTTGAAGACATTGCTGATTTGGGTAGAAAAGAAATCACTTTAGATCCTAAAACAATGAGTGATTTTAGCTTCTTGCCTCCAAAATTTGATTTCAAACCACGATTTAGTGTACAAGTAGGTGGGCAGTTTTCGTTTATTAATGAGAATAATAGAACCGCATTTTCGAGCTCTTTGCCGCGAATTGGAATCGCAGCAGACTTTCAGTATCATTTGTATGCGAAAAACATCCGATTTACACAAGATTTTGGATTTAGCCAATACGCTCAATCGAATGGAAGTTATGTGAATGGTCGTTACAGGAATTCAAATCAACGGTTGAATACTGTTTATTTCATGTCGTCGGTCGGATATACATTTAAAGGAGTGACAGTTTACGGAGGTGTTACTGTCAATCGATTATTGAGCGGATACGAAGAAAGCAGAACGGCGATTACGAATGTTTATAATTCTAAAAAATTACAGGTTGGTGCAGCAGCTGGAATTGATTATCATTTCACGCCGTTTAAAAATAAAACAGCACTTGGGGTCGGTTTGCAATATCAGTTCTTGTCACAACTTAAAAGTGGCAATGCATTATTTGAAGATATCCACGGTGTGAAATTGCAATTAAAATATTCCTTCTAGATTCCAACCTTTTAGAAAGTGTTGCATCTAGTGGGTAGAAAGATATTTGTTTCGTTATCAACTTCTCCAAAAGGAGTTTGAAAAATTACTACAACTCAAACTGGGTAACGAAATAGTCGAGGCAAGGTAGAACTGGCTTGAACGAAAGAGTCCCGCATATGTGGGACTCTTTTTTACTTTTTAGTAGCGAACAACAAAAATTCTTTATTTCCATCTCCACCAATAATGGGTGAATCTATAATTCCTTTGACTTCAAAATTGGAATCAGCCACTGATTTTTCAACTCGCTGAAGAATTCCAGGGTAATTGGATGCGCTTTTAACCACTCCATTTTTATTTAAGAGGCGTTTTTCTAATTCAAATTGAGGTTTGATTAAAGCAACAAGAATACCGCTTTTTTTTACGAATGCACCTGTAAAAGGAAGTACTTTTTCCAAAGAGATAAACGAAACATCAATCACCATTCCATCCACTGGCTCAGGAACATGCGCGTTTGTTAATTCACGAATGTGTGTTTTCTCAATATTTGTAATAGATGGATTGGATCGGATGCGTTCATGAAGTTGTCCATGACCAACATCTACACAAAATACGTGTTTGGCATTTTTGCTAAGAAGTACTTCAGTGAATCCTCCTGTGGAAGCACCTAAATCAATAAACGTTTTGTCTGCAATTGGAAGCTCAAAATGCTCAATAGCTTTCAAAAGTTTCAAAGCCCCCCGTGAAACCCAGGTCAATTCTTCGTTCAGGAGCAAAATTTTAGCGTCTACAGGGATTTTTTTTCCTGGTTTTTCAATGGAAATTCCGTTGACCAATACATCACCGTTTTTTATGAGTTCTTCGCCACGTGTTCTTGAAGTTACTAATCCGCGGTCGAATAATATTTTGTCCAGTCGTTCTTCCATCGTGCAAAAGTAATTCATTAATTACGAATGTGGCATGAAATGAGTTATTATCTAACTATTATCGATGCGAATTTCAGAAAGAAGAAATACGAATTATTTAACTTAAAAATTAGAATCTGAAACAGGATGAATTTTTATTTCACAAAAACATTGTTTGTTTCACGTAATTGATACGTTATCAGCATGATATGCAACTAATTTATTCATTTATTCGTCTGTGATTTGGTTGGTTTATGAAACCATTAACTTATATTTGCTCTACATTAATTGAATACTACATGAAACTACTAACTAGTACGCTACTACTGGCAATACTATTTCCATTTTTTTCTATTGGACAGATTTTGGTTTCAAACGGAGCCATGTTATCCATTTCTTCTGGAGCTTTGGTTCAAATAAATGGTGGAGCAGAATTGACCCAATCAACTACTCTGACAAATAACGGTTCGGTTACCATTACCAAAAACTCTTCTTTCCCAATACCAGGAACTTTTAATATTGGAAACAACTCTGTGGTA from Fluviicola taffensis DSM 16823 carries:
- a CDS encoding RNA polymerase sigma factor, yielding MSAEYKDIIDGCANWERSAQERLYRLFSKDLFKVCKLYGADTQDAEDMLHDAYMHIYKNIGSYTFTGSFEGWLRRVTVNCCLQTLRKRKNFTQLGDIPSVEVEETEMESGIPFAKVLEEINLLPTKAGLVLKLYALEGWSHSEIAEELEISIGTSKSQLNYARSVLKQKLVS
- a CDS encoding SufE family protein is translated as MTLEEKQQEIIDDFAIYDDWMEKYEYIIELGKDLPLIDSSKKTEDRLIEGCQSRVWLDASIENDRVRLTADSDAIITKGIIGLLVRVYDNESPEDIVKSNLHFISEIGLQEHLSPTRANGLASMVKKIKLLALSAIAK
- a CDS encoding TlyA family RNA methyltransferase; the protein is MNYFCTMEERLDKILFDRGLVTSRTRGEELIKNGDVLVNGISIEKPGKKIPVDAKILLLNEELTWVSRGALKLLKAIEHFELPIADKTFIDLGASTGGFTEVLLSKNAKHVFCVDVGHGQLHERIRSNPSITNIEKTHIRELTNAHVPEPVDGMVIDVSFISLEKVLPFTGAFVKKSGILVALIKPQFELEKRLLNKNGVVKSASNYPGILQRVEKSVADSNFEVKGIIDSPIIGGDGNKEFLLFATKK
- a CDS encoding SUF system Fe-S cluster assembly protein, which encodes MEHLEDKIVEILKTIFDPEIPVDIYELGLIYEVRISKEGVVELDMTLTSPNCPVAESLPKDVKEKVESVEGVTEAHVNIVFDPPWDKDMMSEEAKLELGFL
- a CDS encoding aminotransferase class V-fold PLP-dependent enzyme; this translates as MENATTRKMSVREIRQDFPALRQQVYGKNLIYFDNGATSQKPQMVLDAINQYYSMDNANIHRGVHHLSQKATSEYEEARETIRRFINAEKKDEIIFTKGTTDGINLVASSFGELLSAGDEIIISAMEHHSNIVPWQMLAERKKLVLKVIPINKRGELLLEDYQNMLSSKTKLVAITHISNSLGTINPVEQIIESAHAVGAKVLIDGAQSVQHTKVDVQAMNCDFFVFSGHKVFGPTGIGVLYGKEALLDEMPPYQGGGDMISKVTFERTTYNELPFKFEAGTPHIAGGICLGTALNYLNQFDSKELEEYERDLTEYAQEMLETFENITLIGTAKNKTSVVSFHIPGIHPFDIGTLLDKQGIAVRTGHHCTQPLMDFYQIPGTIRASFAFYNTREEIDAFIAAVEKSISMLG